From Diaminobutyricibacter sp. McL0608, one genomic window encodes:
- a CDS encoding ATP-dependent helicase, which translates to MATRGFRSLAPLGTGTGDLRLDDSQAAVLALGDGESAAVLGAPGTGKTSTLVEALADRILERGYAPGEVLALTASRTSATRLRDRIALRLDVPTNGPLARTATSLAFQLVGNRARAAAVEPPRLLTGGEQDQIIAELLAGHVEDGAGPAWPEPLVDDVRALRGFRTELRELMARCVEHGVSPEQLRRLGGATGRDEWRAAADFIVEYQRVVDSYRGNFVDSAELLAEAVSVVAAGGALETLRLIFVDDLQEATVATLSLLRAFAARGVDIVAFGDPDVASTTFRGAEPSAIGRLEATLGVPVARLVLTTAHRQPPALRELTTRVTERIGTAAAGIQRLAGPGRPESVKPAIVRIEAPSAPAEAARLARRLREHHLFDGVPWNEMAVVVRSGALVPGLARALAVAEVPTRTSVAGRALRDEFAARQLLTQVGVELGSIELTAPVATELLLGPFGGLDGVSLRRLRLALRQEELAGDGNRPGDELLVEALDAPGRFATIDSAPARRATRLAETLAAGRSRAGDGATIEELLWHAWERSGLARRWLEQSERAGIVADEANRHLDGVVALFTAARRFVERYPESPASVFVEELLGAEVPEDTLAAQTSADAVLVGTPSATIGAEYEVVAIAGLQESVWPNLRLRGSLLHPQKLADAVAGIESTTVDERAQVMGDELRMFALAVSRARRQVILTATANDEEQPSPLLRLAGELAEDDDDDATHPLSLRGMVGRLRRRAVTSGSPDAVDALARLAAADVPGADPSDWYGLREPSTEEPLVDLSDPEAHVRVSPSRLETFEKSPLAWFVDAMASSPSGLAAGIGTVVHAVMEQVTTDGSDDVSVQHIWAGIEARWSELQFESPWLEEKEKRRTRRLADGLADYLRDFDRGGGTLLGSEGSFELPVGRAIVSGTIDRIERTPDGTIVIVDLKTGKNVPSAAKVAEHAQLGAYQLAQEEGVLDVAAGLPSGGAKLVYVATGVRGSNYREAVQGPPDAQALDRLRERVAAAADGMAANTFLGVVNLDERDPHARFEYRIHLVPAVSA; encoded by the coding sequence ATGGCGACACGAGGTTTCCGATCCCTTGCCCCACTGGGCACCGGCACCGGCGATCTTCGGCTCGACGATTCGCAGGCCGCCGTGCTCGCCCTCGGCGACGGCGAGTCGGCCGCCGTGCTGGGCGCCCCGGGAACGGGAAAGACCTCCACGCTCGTCGAGGCGCTGGCCGACCGCATCCTGGAACGCGGGTACGCGCCGGGCGAGGTGCTCGCCCTCACGGCATCGCGCACCTCCGCGACCCGGCTTCGCGATCGCATCGCCCTCCGGCTCGATGTGCCCACGAACGGCCCCCTCGCGCGCACGGCGACCTCGCTCGCGTTCCAGCTCGTCGGGAACCGTGCGAGGGCCGCCGCCGTCGAGCCGCCGCGACTGCTCACGGGCGGCGAGCAGGACCAGATCATCGCCGAGCTCCTCGCCGGGCACGTCGAAGACGGAGCAGGCCCGGCGTGGCCCGAACCACTGGTCGACGACGTCCGCGCCCTCCGCGGTTTCCGCACCGAGCTCCGCGAACTCATGGCACGCTGCGTCGAGCACGGCGTGAGCCCGGAGCAGCTCAGGCGGCTGGGGGGCGCGACCGGCCGCGACGAGTGGAGGGCCGCCGCGGATTTCATCGTCGAATACCAGCGCGTCGTCGACAGCTATCGCGGTAACTTCGTCGACTCGGCCGAGCTCCTCGCGGAGGCGGTCTCCGTCGTCGCCGCCGGCGGCGCGCTCGAGACGCTTCGGCTGATCTTCGTCGACGACCTCCAGGAGGCGACCGTCGCCACCCTCTCACTCCTGCGGGCCTTCGCCGCCCGTGGCGTCGACATCGTGGCGTTCGGCGACCCCGATGTCGCGTCGACCACGTTCCGAGGTGCCGAACCGTCCGCGATCGGGCGCCTGGAGGCGACGCTCGGCGTCCCGGTCGCCCGCCTCGTGCTCACCACGGCGCACCGTCAGCCACCGGCCCTGCGCGAACTGACGACGCGCGTAACGGAGCGCATCGGCACGGCGGCGGCCGGCATCCAGCGGCTGGCCGGGCCCGGGCGGCCGGAATCCGTGAAGCCCGCGATCGTCAGAATCGAGGCACCGTCCGCTCCTGCAGAGGCCGCTCGCCTCGCGCGACGTCTGCGCGAGCACCACCTGTTCGACGGCGTGCCGTGGAACGAGATGGCCGTCGTGGTGCGCTCCGGCGCTCTCGTCCCGGGGCTGGCGCGCGCGCTCGCGGTCGCCGAGGTGCCCACGCGAACGTCGGTCGCAGGGCGCGCGCTGCGCGACGAATTCGCCGCGAGGCAGCTCCTCACCCAGGTCGGCGTCGAGCTGGGCTCGATCGAGCTGACGGCGCCTGTCGCCACAGAACTCCTGCTCGGGCCCTTCGGAGGCCTCGACGGTGTGAGTCTGCGCCGGCTGCGACTGGCCCTGCGGCAGGAGGAGCTCGCGGGCGATGGCAACCGGCCCGGCGACGAACTCCTGGTCGAGGCGCTGGATGCTCCTGGACGCTTCGCCACCATCGATTCGGCACCGGCGCGAAGGGCGACCAGACTGGCGGAGACTCTCGCCGCCGGACGATCCCGAGCCGGAGACGGCGCCACGATCGAAGAGCTGCTCTGGCACGCCTGGGAGCGGAGCGGGCTCGCGCGGCGCTGGCTCGAGCAGTCGGAGCGCGCCGGGATCGTGGCCGACGAGGCGAACCGGCATCTCGACGGGGTCGTCGCGCTCTTCACGGCAGCACGGCGCTTCGTCGAGCGCTACCCGGAGAGCCCGGCCTCGGTCTTCGTCGAGGAACTGCTCGGGGCCGAGGTGCCCGAGGACACGCTGGCCGCGCAGACCAGTGCCGACGCGGTCCTCGTCGGAACCCCGAGCGCCACGATCGGAGCGGAATACGAGGTCGTGGCGATCGCCGGCCTTCAGGAGAGCGTCTGGCCGAACCTGCGGTTGCGCGGGTCGCTGCTCCACCCGCAGAAACTCGCCGACGCGGTTGCCGGGATCGAGTCGACGACGGTCGACGAACGAGCCCAGGTGATGGGGGACGAGCTGCGGATGTTCGCGCTCGCGGTGTCGCGTGCGCGCCGCCAGGTCATCCTCACGGCCACTGCGAACGACGAGGAGCAGCCGTCGCCTCTCCTCCGGCTCGCAGGCGAGCTGGCTGAAGACGACGACGACGATGCGACACATCCGCTCTCTCTCCGCGGTATGGTCGGCAGGCTCCGTCGCCGCGCCGTCACCAGCGGCTCGCCGGATGCCGTCGACGCGCTCGCGCGGCTTGCGGCTGCGGATGTTCCCGGCGCCGATCCGAGCGACTGGTACGGGCTGCGCGAGCCGTCGACGGAGGAACCCCTGGTCGACCTCTCAGACCCCGAGGCGCACGTGCGCGTCTCGCCGTCGAGGCTCGAGACGTTCGAGAAGTCGCCGCTGGCCTGGTTCGTGGACGCGATGGCGTCATCGCCGAGCGGTCTGGCCGCCGGCATCGGAACCGTGGTGCACGCGGTCATGGAACAGGTGACCACCGACGGTTCCGATGATGTGAGCGTCCAGCACATCTGGGCCGGCATCGAGGCGCGGTGGTCGGAGCTGCAGTTCGAGTCCCCGTGGCTCGAAGAGAAGGAGAAGCGGCGAACGCGCCGGCTCGCGGACGGACTCGCCGACTACCTGCGTGACTTCGACCGGGGAGGTGGGACACTGCTCGGATCCGAGGGCTCGTTCGAGCTTCCCGTCGGTCGCGCCATCGTCAGCGGAACCATCGACCGCATCGAGCGGACACCCGACGGGACCATTGTCATCGTCGACCTGAAGACCGGCAAGAACGTTCCGAGCGCTGCGAAGGTCGCCGAACACGCCCAGCTCGGCGCGTATCAGCTCGCACAGGAGGAGGGCGTCCTCGACGTGGCAGCGGGGCTGCCGTCCGGCGGCGCCAAGCTCGTCTACGTGGCGACCGGAGTGCGCGGCAGCAATTACCGTGAGGCCGTCCAGGGCCCGCCCGACGCACAGGCGCTCGACCGGCTGCGGGAGCGGGTCGCGGCAGCGGCCGACGGCATGGCGGCGAACACATTCCTCGGGGTGGTCAATCTCGACGAACGCGACCCGCACGCGCGCTTCGAGTACCGCATCCACCTCGTGCCGGCGGTGAGCGCGTGA
- a CDS encoding UvrD-helicase domain-containing protein, giving the protein MTEENFDGLLEWEVDDAPLDLVERALAEDARSRRRLSSAEIAEALGLPIPTPQQQAVIEAPLAPAIVVAGAGSGKTETMANRVVWLLANGHVRVPEILGLTFTRKAAGELAQRIRRRIDQLVASGLVELDADPFEAPNVATYNAFANAIFRENALLIGREPESAVLSEASAWQLARRLVVSSTDERLVELERSVDVVTSAVISLSRALSENVVEAGDVESMTAKFGAVAELPTGNGRVKDIYASVRAAIAMVGSLPPLLDLAERFAAEKTRRGFVEYSDQVALALQVCDRLPSVIDDYRERYRVILLDEYQDTSVVQTRLLSQLFGGQAVMAVGDPHQSIYGWRGASAANLGRFSLDFTGNRPGIARGGAAEYALSTSWRNPTRVLDAANVLVGPLSASSPVHVQRLEARPGAEAGRLDVRFEQTVADEAETVAEWLAERMTRRDDHGRPPSAAMLCRSLKKIDVFTGALDRRGVPYHVLGLGGLLEQPVVADLLSAMRVMHDPTAGSELIRVLAGARWSIAPKDIAVLRSVASWLAARDHRFRELDAPVRERLRQSVAGEESASLVDALDFVVEAPDSHSQLTGFSPEGLTRMREAGRQLAYLRSRAGLDLLDLVTLVQQELMLDIEVAANETAQLGQASLDAFAEQVASYLASDDQATLGSFLAWLAEAEQRDNLAPRSEEPEPGTVQILTIHGSKGLEWDIVAVPRMVDGELPGPPRSKKGWLEFGALPFEFRGDASELPVLGWRSAQTQKDFDEALAVFEAENAGRHAAEQRRLAYVAVTRARDDLLLTGSYWSTQTRPRGPGLFLLELQSAGLLADDAFPELDDADENPYALATRTVSWPLDPLGTRRSRVVQAAEAVRDAQATGGGRGGVYADDIDLLLAERANRAAGERVELPARIPASRFKDYVTDPVGVAAALRRPMPERPYRQTRLGTLFHGWVEQRYGTVAGTSDVIDASALELDDPAGDAIGAEQLDELQRTFAASAWADRRPDEVEIEIHVVLAGQVLVCKLDAVYRADDGIHDYQIVDWKTGKAPRDADDLERKQLQLALYRLAFARWKGIAPERIDAVFYFVADDAVVRPERLYSEDELRSLWSSVTGFMPPA; this is encoded by the coding sequence GTGACCGAGGAGAACTTCGACGGGCTGCTCGAGTGGGAGGTCGACGATGCGCCGCTCGACCTCGTGGAGCGCGCGCTCGCCGAGGACGCCCGGTCACGCCGACGACTGAGTTCTGCCGAGATCGCAGAAGCGCTCGGCCTTCCCATCCCGACCCCGCAGCAGCAGGCTGTGATCGAGGCACCTCTCGCGCCCGCGATCGTCGTGGCAGGCGCCGGCAGCGGCAAGACAGAGACGATGGCCAACCGTGTCGTCTGGCTGCTCGCGAACGGCCACGTCAGGGTGCCCGAGATCCTTGGGCTCACGTTCACCCGCAAGGCGGCCGGTGAGCTGGCCCAGCGTATCCGCCGGCGCATCGACCAGCTCGTCGCCTCAGGGCTGGTGGAGCTCGACGCGGACCCGTTCGAAGCACCCAACGTCGCCACCTACAACGCGTTCGCCAATGCCATCTTCCGTGAGAACGCATTGCTCATCGGGCGCGAGCCGGAGTCGGCCGTGCTCAGCGAGGCGTCGGCGTGGCAGCTCGCACGCCGGCTCGTCGTCTCGAGCACCGATGAGCGGCTGGTCGAGCTCGAACGCAGCGTGGATGTCGTCACCAGCGCGGTGATCTCCCTGAGCCGTGCCCTCAGCGAGAACGTCGTCGAAGCAGGCGACGTCGAGTCGATGACGGCGAAGTTCGGTGCTGTCGCCGAGCTCCCGACCGGCAATGGGCGGGTCAAGGACATCTACGCGTCGGTCCGGGCGGCCATCGCGATGGTCGGATCGCTGCCGCCCCTCCTCGACCTCGCCGAGCGCTTCGCCGCTGAGAAGACGCGGCGGGGGTTCGTGGAGTACTCCGACCAGGTCGCGCTGGCCCTCCAGGTCTGCGATCGGCTTCCCTCGGTCATCGACGATTACCGGGAGCGCTACCGTGTGATCCTGCTCGACGAATACCAGGACACGTCGGTCGTGCAGACCCGGCTACTGTCGCAGCTCTTCGGCGGTCAGGCGGTGATGGCGGTCGGTGACCCGCACCAGTCGATCTACGGCTGGCGTGGCGCCAGCGCGGCCAACCTCGGGCGGTTCTCGCTCGACTTCACCGGCAACAGGCCGGGGATCGCCCGCGGAGGTGCGGCCGAGTACGCCCTCTCGACCTCGTGGCGCAATCCGACCCGTGTGCTCGATGCGGCCAACGTGCTCGTCGGCCCGCTGTCGGCGAGTTCGCCTGTGCACGTCCAGCGCCTCGAGGCCCGACCCGGCGCGGAGGCGGGGCGACTGGATGTGCGCTTCGAACAGACGGTCGCCGACGAAGCGGAGACGGTGGCGGAATGGCTCGCGGAGCGGATGACACGCCGTGACGACCACGGACGGCCGCCCAGTGCCGCGATGCTCTGCCGGTCGCTCAAGAAGATCGACGTCTTCACGGGCGCCCTCGACCGCCGAGGCGTGCCCTACCACGTGCTCGGCCTCGGCGGCCTGCTCGAGCAACCGGTGGTCGCCGACCTGCTGAGCGCTATGCGGGTGATGCACGATCCGACGGCCGGCTCCGAGCTCATCCGGGTGCTTGCCGGTGCGCGATGGAGTATCGCGCCCAAAGACATCGCCGTGCTGCGCTCCGTCGCTTCGTGGCTCGCCGCCCGCGATCACCGCTTCCGTGAACTCGACGCACCCGTTCGGGAGCGGCTCCGGCAGTCGGTCGCGGGCGAGGAGTCCGCGTCGCTCGTCGATGCCCTCGACTTCGTCGTCGAGGCGCCCGACTCCCACTCGCAGCTGACGGGATTCAGTCCGGAAGGCCTGACCCGGATGCGCGAGGCGGGTCGCCAGCTCGCCTACCTGCGGTCGCGCGCGGGCCTCGACCTCCTCGACCTCGTCACCCTCGTGCAACAGGAACTGATGCTCGACATCGAGGTCGCCGCGAACGAGACGGCGCAGCTCGGGCAGGCGAGCCTCGACGCATTCGCCGAACAGGTCGCCTCCTACCTGGCCAGCGACGACCAGGCGACCCTGGGATCGTTCCTGGCCTGGCTAGCCGAAGCGGAGCAGCGCGACAATCTTGCGCCCAGAAGCGAGGAGCCTGAGCCGGGCACGGTGCAGATCCTGACGATCCACGGCTCCAAGGGGCTGGAGTGGGACATCGTGGCTGTGCCACGGATGGTCGACGGGGAGCTTCCCGGCCCTCCCCGCAGCAAGAAGGGCTGGCTGGAATTCGGCGCGCTGCCGTTCGAGTTCCGCGGCGACGCGAGCGAGCTGCCGGTGCTCGGCTGGCGTTCGGCGCAGACACAGAAGGACTTCGACGAGGCCCTCGCGGTCTTCGAGGCGGAGAACGCTGGTCGTCACGCCGCTGAACAACGCCGGCTGGCCTACGTCGCTGTGACTCGCGCACGGGACGACCTGCTGCTCACCGGCTCGTACTGGTCGACACAGACGCGCCCCAGGGGACCCGGACTGTTCCTTCTCGAACTTCAGAGTGCCGGGCTCCTCGCCGACGACGCCTTCCCCGAGCTCGACGACGCCGACGAGAATCCGTACGCCCTCGCTACGAGGACTGTCTCCTGGCCCCTCGACCCGCTCGGAACACGTCGCTCGCGTGTCGTCCAGGCTGCCGAGGCGGTTCGCGACGCACAGGCGACGGGTGGAGGCCGGGGCGGCGTCTACGCAGACGACATCGACCTCCTGCTCGCCGAGCGGGCGAACCGGGCGGCGGGCGAACGTGTCGAGCTTCCTGCGCGCATCCCGGCGTCCCGCTTCAAGGACTACGTCACCGACCCGGTCGGCGTGGCCGCTGCGCTGAGGCGCCCGATGCCGGAGCGCCCGTACCGGCAGACACGACTCGGCACGCTCTTCCACGGGTGGGTGGAGCAGCGTTACGGCACCGTAGCGGGAACGTCGGACGTGATCGATGCCTCAGCGCTCGAACTCGACGACCCGGCGGGGGACGCCATCGGGGCCGAGCAGCTCGACGAACTGCAGCGGACATTCGCGGCCAGCGCGTGGGCCGATCGACGCCCGGACGAAGTCGAGATCGAGATCCACGTGGTGCTGGCCGGCCAGGTGCTCGTGTGCAAGCTGGACGCGGTTTACCGGGCGGACGACGGGATCCACGACTACCAGATCGTCGACTGGAAGACCGGCAAAGCGCCACGCGATGCCGACGACCTCGAACGCAAGCAGCTGCAGCTAGCGCTGTACAGGCTCGCCTTCGCACGCTGGAAGGGGATCGCACCGGAACGCATCGACGCAGTCTTCTACTTCGTCGCCGACGACGCGGTGGTCAGGCCCGAACGACTCTATTCAGAGGACGAGCTGCGGTCGCTCTGGTCGTCGGTCACCGGTTTCATGCCACCGGCGTGA
- a CDS encoding phosphotransferase translates to MARSHLTLAALATSAVPGLEVSGTRSYTAGGAGDFDSALLSGRDGSTSIIRVPTSQTAESEQSADLVALRALTTGIRSRLPFDVPTFLGQTPVGGTRAIVYNFLSGAHIDVDDVPPGDGLAGAIGHAIAAIHTLPTAFVGEAGLPVLSATECHTSTTSLIESAASTGLLPSALRDRWRDASADSALWQFQPTVINGAMTADSFLVEGESISAVLGWSALRVGDPARDLHWMLAMNPDAAESALGAYGAARQVTTDRQFTQRAMLYAELEVARWLLHGREVRNQAIVDDAVEMLDGLVDRVHTNSANPLATATGPIMAISDVEAMLDNTPGDRSADDYGHAGGMKPVTDDQSDRSSSSE, encoded by the coding sequence ATGGCCAGATCCCATCTCACTCTAGCCGCGCTGGCCACCTCGGCTGTTCCCGGGCTCGAGGTGTCCGGCACCCGCAGCTACACTGCCGGTGGTGCGGGCGACTTCGATTCCGCACTCCTGAGCGGACGCGACGGCAGCACGAGCATCATCCGGGTTCCGACGTCGCAGACGGCCGAGTCCGAACAGAGCGCCGACCTCGTCGCCCTCCGCGCGCTGACCACGGGAATCCGCAGCAGGCTTCCGTTCGACGTCCCGACCTTTCTGGGCCAGACTCCGGTAGGCGGAACGCGCGCGATCGTCTACAACTTCCTTTCCGGCGCCCACATCGACGTGGATGACGTACCCCCGGGCGACGGTCTGGCCGGCGCGATCGGCCACGCCATCGCAGCCATCCACACCCTTCCGACCGCTTTCGTCGGCGAGGCCGGCCTGCCTGTGCTGAGCGCGACGGAATGCCACACTTCGACGACGTCGCTGATCGAGTCGGCTGCATCGACCGGCCTACTTCCGAGCGCGCTCCGCGACCGGTGGCGCGACGCATCCGCCGACAGCGCGCTGTGGCAGTTCCAGCCCACGGTGATCAACGGCGCCATGACCGCCGACTCGTTCCTCGTCGAGGGAGAGTCGATCTCCGCGGTCCTCGGCTGGTCAGCTCTCCGGGTCGGTGACCCGGCACGTGACCTGCACTGGATGCTCGCAATGAATCCGGATGCTGCCGAGAGCGCACTCGGCGCATACGGGGCGGCACGTCAGGTCACCACCGATCGGCAGTTCACCCAGCGCGCGATGTTGTACGCGGAGCTCGAAGTGGCGCGCTGGCTGCTGCATGGTCGCGAGGTTCGCAACCAGGCGATCGTCGACGACGCGGTGGAGATGCTCGACGGACTCGTCGACCGGGTCCACACCAATTCCGCCAATCCGCTTGCGACGGCGACCGGACCGATCATGGCCATCTCCGACGTCGAAGCGATGCTCGACAACACCCCTGGCGACCGGTCGGCCGACGACTACGGTCACGCCGGTGGCATGAAACCGGTGACCGACGACCAGAGCGACCGCAGCTCGTCCTCTGAATAG
- a CDS encoding ATP-dependent helicase, which produces MTPEQVLAGLDDQQRVAAEALLGPVCILAGAGTGKTRAITHRIAFGVATGAYAPNRVMALTFTNRAASELRGRLRQLGAGGVSARTFHASALSQLNFFWPQVVGGQLPSVLDGKARLLGHAAERLRLKLDTATLRDVAAEIEWRKVSGLSIDQYAHRIESRSLPGSLTAEQVLLVQQAYEDLKDERRQFDFEDVLLACAGMIESEPSVAMQVREQYRFFVVDEYQDVSPLQQQLLDLWLGGRRDLCVVGDASQTIYSFAGARSDFLLDFERRYDDATVVRLEQNYRSTPDVVDAANRLMRGRPGALTLHAATEHGAGGVNRAAAEPGTPDPTSYASDPAEARGVAQSIAAQISAGSRPEDIAVLYRVNVQAAALERALADAGVSYQIRGAKRFFDLPEVRQAVMSLRAASVSVTGEPLFKSVSDVLRSLGWSQDAPEARGAVRDRWESLNAIMGLVDQQPAGATFRAFTDELMERQAGQHEPTVAAVTLATLHSAKGLEWDSVYLVGLSEGLVPISYAKTFEQIDEERRLLYVGITRARRRLQLSWAEGGQQRGPRQPSRFLAELGTRTPRAGVPGRRP; this is translated from the coding sequence ATGACGCCCGAGCAGGTGCTCGCCGGGCTCGACGACCAGCAGCGTGTTGCCGCCGAGGCTCTTCTCGGGCCGGTCTGCATCCTGGCGGGCGCCGGCACCGGCAAGACGCGGGCGATCACCCACCGCATCGCGTTCGGTGTCGCCACCGGCGCGTACGCACCCAACCGGGTGATGGCGCTCACCTTCACCAACCGCGCGGCATCCGAACTGCGAGGCAGACTTCGGCAGCTCGGCGCGGGAGGCGTCTCGGCGCGGACCTTCCACGCCTCGGCGCTCAGCCAGCTCAACTTCTTCTGGCCGCAGGTGGTCGGAGGTCAGCTGCCGTCGGTACTGGATGGCAAGGCCAGGCTTCTCGGTCACGCCGCCGAGCGCCTCCGGCTCAAACTCGACACGGCGACACTGCGGGACGTCGCCGCGGAGATCGAGTGGCGCAAGGTGTCGGGACTCAGCATCGACCAGTACGCCCACCGGATCGAGTCCCGTTCGCTGCCCGGCTCCCTGACGGCCGAACAGGTGCTCCTCGTTCAGCAGGCGTACGAGGACCTCAAGGACGAACGACGTCAGTTCGACTTCGAAGACGTGCTGCTCGCCTGCGCCGGGATGATCGAGAGCGAGCCGTCCGTGGCGATGCAGGTGCGGGAGCAGTACCGCTTCTTCGTCGTCGACGAGTACCAGGACGTCTCCCCACTCCAGCAGCAGCTCCTCGACCTGTGGCTCGGCGGCCGTCGAGATCTCTGCGTCGTCGGCGATGCGAGCCAGACCATCTACTCGTTCGCCGGCGCCCGCAGCGATTTCCTGCTGGATTTCGAACGCCGGTACGACGACGCGACGGTCGTGCGCCTCGAGCAGAACTACCGGTCGACCCCGGATGTTGTGGATGCCGCGAACAGGCTCATGCGCGGCCGGCCGGGCGCGCTCACCCTGCACGCCGCCACCGAGCACGGTGCCGGGGGCGTGAATCGTGCCGCCGCCGAGCCGGGAACGCCCGATCCGACGTCCTACGCGTCCGATCCGGCCGAAGCGCGCGGCGTCGCCCAGTCGATCGCCGCGCAGATCTCAGCGGGAAGTCGCCCCGAGGACATCGCGGTGCTCTACCGGGTGAATGTGCAGGCGGCGGCACTCGAGCGGGCTCTCGCCGATGCCGGCGTCAGCTACCAGATCAGGGGAGCGAAACGATTCTTCGACCTCCCCGAGGTGCGCCAGGCGGTGATGTCGCTGCGCGCCGCTTCGGTGTCGGTCACAGGCGAGCCGCTCTTCAAGTCGGTCAGCGACGTGCTGCGTTCGCTCGGCTGGAGCCAGGACGCGCCCGAAGCTCGCGGAGCGGTGCGCGATCGCTGGGAGTCCCTGAACGCGATCATGGGCCTGGTCGACCAGCAGCCCGCCGGCGCGACCTTCCGGGCCTTCACGGATGAGCTGATGGAGCGTCAGGCGGGCCAGCACGAGCCGACGGTCGCTGCGGTCACGCTCGCGACCCTGCACTCGGCGAAAGGCCTCGAGTGGGACTCGGTCTACCTCGTCGGGCTCAGCGAAGGCCTCGTACCGATCAGCTACGCGAAGACGTTCGAGCAGATCGACGAGGAGCGCAGGCTGTTGTACGTCGGGATCACCAGGGCCAGGCGACGGCTGCAGCTCAGCTGGGCCGAGGGCGGCCAGCAGCGCGGTCCGCGGCAGCCGTCTCGGTTCCTGGCAGAGCTCGGCACCCGCACTCCGCGTGCGGGAGTGCCCGGACGACGTCCGTAA
- a CDS encoding TOMM precursor leader peptide-binding protein, which yields MTFTLDPRIPRVWRTPTDLQFGVDRCLLVLRDVTTDEERLLAALEHGVTRAGLLALARSARASVDVDSLLARLRPVLRAPPRSSPPVRRRVALDGSGFTARLIGSILRSSDISVTSDIAEIDRVEAAVIVTHFAVAPERHARWLRRDIPHLAVVFGDRNVSVGPLVEPGQGPCLSCLERHRMDGDPAWAALASQLSVRSSALETDLVGTAVAALASRMLLSRLIRGSRRFAGASVRYNGATGVTDVVRALPHAECGCRALPGTETAAADRAAGRPRPS from the coding sequence GTGACCTTCACACTCGATCCCCGAATCCCGCGCGTGTGGCGAACGCCCACCGATCTCCAGTTCGGTGTCGACCGGTGCCTGCTGGTACTCCGCGACGTGACCACGGACGAAGAGCGCCTCCTCGCAGCCCTCGAGCACGGGGTGACCCGCGCCGGGCTCCTCGCCTTGGCGCGTTCGGCTCGCGCCTCGGTCGACGTCGATTCTCTCCTCGCCCGGCTCAGGCCGGTCCTCCGCGCTCCGCCGCGGTCGTCTCCCCCGGTCCGTCGTCGCGTGGCACTCGACGGCAGCGGCTTCACAGCGCGGCTGATCGGGAGCATCCTGCGGAGTTCCGACATCTCCGTCACCAGCGATATCGCCGAGATCGACCGGGTCGAGGCCGCGGTCATCGTCACCCATTTCGCTGTGGCGCCCGAGCGGCACGCACGCTGGCTCCGGCGCGACATACCGCACCTCGCGGTCGTCTTCGGAGACCGGAATGTCTCTGTCGGACCGCTCGTCGAACCCGGTCAGGGGCCATGCCTGTCCTGTCTGGAACGACATCGCATGGACGGCGATCCGGCCTGGGCGGCGCTCGCCAGCCAGTTGTCGGTCCGATCATCCGCGCTCGAGACCGATCTGGTGGGCACTGCTGTGGCGGCCCTCGCGTCGCGGATGCTGCTCTCCCGGCTCATCAGGGGCTCGCGCCGGTTCGCCGGCGCAAGCGTCCGTTACAATGGTGCGACGGGCGTTACGGACGTCGTCCGGGCACTCCCGCACGCGGAGTGCGGGTGCCGAGCTCTGCCAGGAACCGAGACGGCTGCCGCGGACCGCGCTGCTGGCCGCCCTCGGCCCAGCTGA